The sequence GCCGCCGACACCGAGGTGCGTGGCGTGCCGATCAAGAAGGGCGAATCCGCCTACCTCGCATATGTTTCGGCCAACCGTGACGAAGACGTCTTCGACGAGCCGTTCAAATTCGACGTCGGCCGCGACCCCAACAAGCATCTGGCGTTCGGCTACGGCGTGCACTTCTGCCTCGGCGCGGCGCTGGCCCGCATGGAGATCAACAGCTTCTTCACCGAACTGCTGCCGCGGCTGGAATCGATCGAGCTGGCGGGCGAGCCGCAGTTGACGTCGACGGTGTTCGTCGGCGGACTCAAGCACCTGCCGATCCGCTACTCGCTGCGCTGAGCGGGGCGCCCTGCTTTCCGTGAGCAGACGCGAACTCCCCCGGAATCGGTCGCTTTCGGGGGTTTTCGCGTCTGCTGGGCAGGTGAAGGTCAGCCGCTGACGAACTCGGCCGCGCGGTGCCCGATCATCACGATCGTGGCGTGCGGGCCGCGGCTGGTGATCGTCGGGAGCACCGACCCGTCGATCACCCACAGCCCGTCGACGCCACGCACCCGGCACTGAGGGTCGACGACGGCTGTGTCGTCGTCCTCACCACCCATGGGTGCGGTGCCGCAGAGATGCTGGGAGGTGGACCACGACACTGGGCCGACATCGGTTGTGGTCCTTACCAATTCGTGTGCCAGCTCGGTGCCTGCCCGCAGCTGGGCCACGTCGTCGGGTTCGCTGTCGTAGCGGTGCTCGATGACCGGCGCGACGCCCGGGTCCGCCGAGACGACGGTGACGCGCCCGCGCGATCGTGGCCGCATCAGCGTGACGCCGATGTGGGGGCGGTCGGCGGGGTCGTCGCGCCGACCGCTGACCATCGCGCCAAACCCCGCGGTGTACGGCCGCAGCTCGAGCCCGTCGGCGGTGGTGAGGACGGCCTCCAGCGGCGGCACTCCGCTGCTGGCCGACCAGTTCACGGGCAACACCCACTCCGGATGATCGGCGCAGGCCACCCCGACCGGCAGCGCGGCGTGCACCGGAATCCCCGCGGTGCGCAACGCGCCCTCCGGCCCGATGCCCGACAGCATGAGCAGGTGCGCCGATCCGATCGCACCGGCACACACCACAATTCGATCCGCGGTCAGCCGCACGACACCGTTGGGTCCGACGCAGTCCACGCCGATCGCGCGGCCCTTATCGACGAGGATGCGCCCCGCCTGGTGGCTGGTCAGCACGGTGAGGTTGGCCCGGCTCATCGCCGGCTGCAGGAACGCCCCGCCCGGGCCGACCCGGGTGCCCCCGTCGATGTTCAGCGGCACCGCTCCGACACCGTCGGGCAGCGGGTCCTCTGCCGTCGACCCGTTGAGGTCGGGAATCCACGGGTACCCGGCGGCAGTGGCTGCTGTCACGAAAGAAGCTGTGCAGCCGTCAAATTCAGCTACCCGGCGCACCGAAATGGGCCCGTTCGAACCGTGTACCGGGGTGTCGAAATCGAGGTCGGTCTCGATCGCCCGAAAGTGCGGAAGCACGTCGCTCCAGGTCCAGCCCGGTAGCGTCCAACCGTCGAAGTCCGTCGGCAGCCCGCGGCAGAAGTAGCCACCGTTGACCGCGCCCGATCCGCCGACGACGGCGCCCCGCGTCAGCTGTGCGTGGCGCTGCGGAGACATCGTCAGCGTCGTGGGATATCTGCGCACCACCGAACTCGCCGCGCCGATCGGCAGCCGCAGCCCGTCCCTGACCTGGAGGAGCACCTGCGGATCGGCGGGCCCCGGCCCCGCCTCGACAACCGTCACGTGACAGCGGGAATCGGCTGAAAGGCGTTCGGCCAAGACGGATCCGGCACTTCCCGCACCGACAATCAGTACGTCGCTGTGCAAGGCGCTGCTTCAGGTCCTGATCTGCGGCTTGAGCGCGCCGAGATGGCGCTCGCGCACAACACCGGTCCACAGACCCGCTCCGTAGGCGATGTCGTCGATCCGCTTGAGCAGCAGATAGGTGAACAGGCCGATCGGCTTGGCGTCCTCGTCGGCCTTCGCGTTGCGGCTGACCCAGTCCACCACCCCGTCAACGACCGCGGCCACCAACACCACCTGCCGGCACCGCCGCGAGACCAGCGCAGCGGCCAGCGCGACCGGCCAGTAATGCCGACAGATCGCGGAGGCGAGTTGCAGCGCCGCCGACCACAGGCCGTGCGCGGCCACCACCGCCACCTCCTTGGGTTCGGTCTCCACGGTGGACAGCGACTTGGCGATGCGGCGCCCGGTGATGGCCGCGACGACCATCGACGCCACGTATCCGAAGCTCGAACCCATCATCAGCAGCATCCACACCACCAGCGTCCACCCCGAGATCACCAGCGGAGCCGTCTTGCCGGGGTGGCGCACCGCCAGCGGAGCCGCCGCGGAGCCGTAAAACGACTTGCGCGAGAACCATTCTCGCAGTTGCGTGCGATGATCGTGAGCGACGAGCGCGACGGGCTCATAGCGCAGCCGGGCACCCGCCTCGATCAACCTCCAGCACAGGTCGACGTCTTCGCCGGACTTGAGGGTCTCGTCGAATCCGCCGATCTCTTTGAGCACCGATCGACGGCAGATGATCGCGGCGCTGGGTACGTAAGACACCGTGCCGTAGGGCACCACCGGCGCCTCACGCATCCCGAGGTCCAGCGAGGAGCGGACGGCCTCGTAGCGGGCCACGGTGTTCACGGGCTCCCGCAGGCCGACGATGCGCGGCGCGACCAACGCGACCGCCGGGTCGCAGAAGTGGCCCAGCAGCGCCTCCAGCCACCCGCGCCGGGGTACCACGTCGGAGTCGAGGAAGGCCACGAAGTCGGTGTCGCAGGTCGCCATGCCGGTGTTGCGTGCGGCGGCCGGGCCCTTGCTCCGATCGTGGCGCACCACCTTGACGTCGCAGTGCATGTCCGTGAAGTCGGCCTGCTGAACTGGCACGGTCGAGCCGTCGTCCACCACGATGACGCGCAGTCCGCGCAACGATGCGACCAGGCGGTGGAGCCCAGATGCGTTGTTACGCACCGGGATAACGATCGTCACGTCCCGGTGCGACGGCCCGGTGGCGGGACGCGGATGCGCGACGGTCGCGTCGAGCAGGGTGCGCGCGAGCTGGGCGCTGACCGCGTCGTGCACCTCGAGGCGACCGCCGTCGAGCATGGTGCGCGCGGCAGGCGCCAGCCGAAGCAGTCGGGTGGGCGAACCGCCGAGCAGCGCGGAGCCCTCGCCGAGCACCTTCACGCGGCGATCCACCTGGATCGCGAACCCGTCCGGCAGCCGTGGCCCGGTCATACCAGCATCCCGTTCCGGTCCGGCGCCCACCGGATGATCCGCTGCAAGCAGCCGTCGACCATGGTGGCGAACAAGCGCGCGCCGTCTTGCGCTGACGCGGTCGTGGGGTCGCCGAGGACGCCGATCTTGCTGACCGCGGCCACCCCGCCACGACGCAGCTCGGGCATGAGTTCGGCAAGCGGCGCCCGGTTTCCGATGACGCGTTCGTCGAGCCACACGTCCTTCGGCGAAATATGTAGCAATACAGACGTTTCGGTATGTCCGGCGTGCGCGTCGGCGTTCGGCACGCTGCACGAGCACCACGCCGCGTCTCGGCCCTCGGTCCGAAGCAAAGCCGTCGCGGCGGCCAGAGCCTCCACATTTCCGCCGTGGCCATTGACGAAGACGAGGCGCGACGCCCATCGCGACGCCGACCTGGCGAATTCCAGCAGCAAAAGCGATAGCGCCTCGGTTCCGATCGAGACCGTGCCCGTGAAGCCTTCATGCTCGCCGCTGGCGCCGTACCCGATCCCGGGCGCGACCATCCAGGTCAGGTCATCGCGGTCGGCCATTCCTTCGACGACCGAGTTGGCGACCGCGGTCGCGATACGGGTGTCGGTGTCCAGCGGCAGGTGCGGTCCGTGCTGTTCGGTCGAGCCGACGGGAACGATCAACGCTGATGACACGGTGTGTAGCTGCCTCGACGTCAAGTTACCGAGATCGCGGAGAGAAGCCACCCGCCGATGGTAGGCCGAATTCACCTGTCGTGCGCCAATTGTTGGTGCATGCGTAGGAATTGATTTTCCGAAATCGGCGCCGACGGCGGCGGAGCAACCACGTGCGTCCCCTGCGCCACGCCTGTACCAGCCGCTTCGGGTGTGGTGACGGCGACGGCCTCAGTTCGCCGGACCATCGGGTACGCCCAGTGCCCGGGTGAACCCCGGCGGCACGAGCACGTGCTCGGGTCCGAGGTCGTGCACCGAGGCCAACCCCAGGCCCATCAGCGCCGAGTCGATACCGCCGCGCAGAATGTCGAGAACGTTCTCGACCCCGGCTTGTCCGTTGGCCGCCAGCCCCCACAGGTACGCGCGTCCGATCATCACCGCGCGCGCCCCCAGCGCCACCGCCTTGACCACGTCGCTACCGCGCCGCACACCCCCGTCGAGCAGCACCTCGATCTGGTCGCCGACCGCGCCGGCGATCGCGGGCAGCGCCCGGATCGATGCGGGCGTGCCGTCGAGGTTGTTGCCGCCGTGGTTGGACACCGAGATCGCCGAAACCCCCGCGTCCACAGCGCGTTTGGCGTCGTCCACCCGCATCACGCCCTTGAGCATGAACGGTCCGCCCCACAGCTCTCGCAGCCACGCGATGTCCTCCCACGTCGGCGGCGGGGTGGCCATCCACTGTCCGTACGCGGCGAAGAACGGCGGACCCGGTTCGCCGCGCGCCGCCTGGTTGGGCACCTGCAGGTTGGGCGGATGCAGAGTCTTGGCCCACTGCAGGAACCAGCGCGGCCGCGTCAACCCTTCGGGCAGCATCCGCAGGATGGTCGGCAGGTTCATCTGCTCGGGGATCTTCGGGCTCCCCCAGTCCCTGCCGTGCGAGAAGCTCCAGTCGGTGGTGGCGATCAGCCCGACGGCGCCGGCCTGCCGGGCCCGCTCCACCCGGCCCGCGATCTCGTCGCGGCTGCCGAGCCAGTACAGCTGGAAGAAGGTTTTCGGGTTGGCGGCGATCACCTCTTCGATCGGCTTGCTCGCGAACGACGACAGCCCCATCGCGGTACCACGAGCGGCCGCGGCACGGGCGACGGCGACCTCGCCGTCCGGGTGTACCGCCTGCACACCCGTCGGCGAGATCATGATGGGCATTGAAATATCTTGTCCCATCACGGTTGTCGACAGTTCACGCTTCTCGACGGCGCCGATCACGCGCGGCGCGAACCCCAGTTCGGCGAAGGCCTCCACGTTGTCGCTGACCGTCACGCCCTTCTCGCTGGCGGCGATCAGCGCGGCGTACACCGATTTGGGAAGTCGCTTCTTGGCCCGCTGCTGGGCCAGGGCGACCGTTTCGAACCAGGTATCTCGTGCCATCGCTACACCGGGCTTTCGTTGCACAGCCGGGCCGGCGGTCTGGTCTGCAGCTTCAGCATGACCGGCTTGCCACGGGAGTGGTCGACGCTGGATTTGGGTTTGACCCGCTCGCGGGCCAGCGCGGGCGCGCCGTAGCCTTCGACGCACTCAGGGTCGGGACCGTCCATCGGCAGGCCCGTGAAGAACTTGGCGGCCATGCAGCCACCGCGGCAGCTGTCGTAGTGGTTGCAGCTGGCGCACGCTCCCGCGGACTGCGGCTCGCGCAGTTCACGGAACAGCGGTGCGTTCTTCCACACATCCTGGAATTTGGTGCCGAAACCACTATCGCGCACCACGTTCCCGGCCAGGAAGCGGTCGTGGATGGCGAACGGGCACGCGTAGACATCGCCGACCGGGTCGATGAGGCATACCACCCGGCCTGCCCCGCACAGGTTGAGACCGGCGAGCGCGCCGGGTTCCCCCAGCCCCGACAGGTGGAAGAACGAGTCGCCGGTCAGCACGCGGTCACCCTTGGCAACCAGCCAGTCATACAGCTGGACCTGCTGTTCGGCGGTGGGATGCAGGTCGTCCCACACGTCGGCGCCGCGGCCGGAGGGCCGCAGCCGTGTGATGCGCAGCGTCGCACCGTACTGCGCTGCCAGCGCGGCGAATTCGTCGAGCTGATCGACGTTGTGCCGGGTGACGACGACCGAGATCTTGGCGTCCTTGAAGCCGGCGTCGGCGAGGTTCTGCAGCGCACGGGTCGCCATCGCGAACGAGCCAGGGCCGCGCACAGCATCGTTGACCTCTGCGGTGGCCCCGTCGAGGGAGATCTGTACGTCGACGTAGTCGCTGGCGGCCAACCGGGCGGCCACCTCGGGGGTGATGCGCACCCCGTTGGTGGAGAACTTCACGCCCACGTTGTGATCGGTGGCGTAGTCGACGAGTTCCCAGAAGTCCGGGCGCACAGTGGGTTCCCCGCCACC comes from Mycolicibacterium pulveris and encodes:
- the mftG gene encoding mycofactocin dehydrogenase MftG, with protein sequence MHSDVLIVGAGSAGSVLAERLSADSRCHVTVVEAGPGPADPQVLLQVRDGLRLPIGAASSVVRRYPTTLTMSPQRHAQLTRGAVVGGSGAVNGGYFCRGLPTDFDGWTLPGWTWSDVLPHFRAIETDLDFDTPVHGSNGPISVRRVAEFDGCTASFVTAATAAGYPWIPDLNGSTAEDPLPDGVGAVPLNIDGGTRVGPGGAFLQPAMSRANLTVLTSHQAGRILVDKGRAIGVDCVGPNGVVRLTADRIVVCAGAIGSAHLLMLSGIGPEGALRTAGIPVHAALPVGVACADHPEWVLPVNWSASSGVPPLEAVLTTADGLELRPYTAGFGAMVSGRRDDPADRPHIGVTLMRPRSRGRVTVVSADPGVAPVIEHRYDSEPDDVAQLRAGTELAHELVRTTTDVGPVSWSTSQHLCGTAPMGGEDDDTAVVDPQCRVRGVDGLWVIDGSVLPTITSRGPHATIVMIGHRAAEFVSG
- the mftC gene encoding mycofactocin radical SAM maturase (MftC is a radical SAM/SPASM enzyme that catalyzes the first two steps in biosynthesis of the electron carrier mycofactocin from the terminal Val-Tyr dipeptide of the precursor peptide MftA.), yielding MTSVESPPAPAQQPVPRLIEQFERGLDAPICLTWELTYACNLACVHCLSSSGKRDPRELSTQQCKDIIDELQRMQVFYVNIGGGEPTVRPDFWELVDYATDHNVGVKFSTNGVRITPEVAARLAASDYVDVQISLDGATAEVNDAVRGPGSFAMATRALQNLADAGFKDAKISVVVTRHNVDQLDEFAALAAQYGATLRITRLRPSGRGADVWDDLHPTAEQQVQLYDWLVAKGDRVLTGDSFFHLSGLGEPGALAGLNLCGAGRVVCLIDPVGDVYACPFAIHDRFLAGNVVRDSGFGTKFQDVWKNAPLFRELREPQSAGACASCNHYDSCRGGCMAAKFFTGLPMDGPDPECVEGYGAPALARERVKPKSSVDHSRGKPVMLKLQTRPPARLCNESPV
- the mftE gene encoding mycofactocin biosynthesis peptidyl-dipeptidase MftE, with the translated sequence MNSAYHRRVASLRDLGNLTSRQLHTVSSALIVPVGSTEQHGPHLPLDTDTRIATAVANSVVEGMADRDDLTWMVAPGIGYGASGEHEGFTGTVSIGTEALSLLLLEFARSASRWASRLVFVNGHGGNVEALAAATALLRTEGRDAAWCSCSVPNADAHAGHTETSVLLHISPKDVWLDERVIGNRAPLAELMPELRRGGVAAVSKIGVLGDPTTASAQDGARLFATMVDGCLQRIIRWAPDRNGMLV
- the mftF gene encoding mycofactocin biosynthesis glycosyltransferase MftF (Members of this protein family, MftF, are glycosyltransferases, members of PF00535 (glycosyl transferase family 2). The encoding gene is found as part of the mycofactocin cassette, in Mycobacterium tuberculosis, many other Actinobacteria, and occasional members of other lineages. Mycofactocin itself, a putative redox carrier, is a heavily modified derivative of the C-terminal Val-Tyr dipeptide of the mycofactocin precursor MftA (TIGR03969).), which codes for MTGPRLPDGFAIQVDRRVKVLGEGSALLGGSPTRLLRLAPAARTMLDGGRLEVHDAVSAQLARTLLDATVAHPRPATGPSHRDVTIVIPVRNNASGLHRLVASLRGLRVIVVDDGSTVPVQQADFTDMHCDVKVVRHDRSKGPAAARNTGMATCDTDFVAFLDSDVVPRRGWLEALLGHFCDPAVALVAPRIVGLREPVNTVARYEAVRSSLDLGMREAPVVPYGTVSYVPSAAIICRRSVLKEIGGFDETLKSGEDVDLCWRLIEAGARLRYEPVALVAHDHRTQLREWFSRKSFYGSAAAPLAVRHPGKTAPLVISGWTLVVWMLLMMGSSFGYVASMVVAAITGRRIAKSLSTVETEPKEVAVVAAHGLWSAALQLASAICRHYWPVALAAALVSRRCRQVVLVAAVVDGVVDWVSRNAKADEDAKPIGLFTYLLLKRIDDIAYGAGLWTGVVRERHLGALKPQIRT
- the mftD gene encoding pre-mycofactocin synthase MftD (MftD, an enzyme found in the mycofactocin biosynthesis locus, performs an oxidative deamination of 3-amino-5-[(p-hydroxyphenyl)methyl]-4,4-dimethyl-2-pyrrolidinone (AHDP). The resulting compound, now called pre-mycofactocin (PMFT), is a biologically active redox cofactor that can oxidize the non-exchangeable NADH of TIGR03971 family SDR-type oxidoreductases.), with amino-acid sequence MARDTWFETVALAQQRAKKRLPKSVYAALIAASEKGVTVSDNVEAFAELGFAPRVIGAVEKRELSTTVMGQDISMPIMISPTGVQAVHPDGEVAVARAAAARGTAMGLSSFASKPIEEVIAANPKTFFQLYWLGSRDEIAGRVERARQAGAVGLIATTDWSFSHGRDWGSPKIPEQMNLPTILRMLPEGLTRPRWFLQWAKTLHPPNLQVPNQAARGEPGPPFFAAYGQWMATPPPTWEDIAWLRELWGGPFMLKGVMRVDDAKRAVDAGVSAISVSNHGGNNLDGTPASIRALPAIAGAVGDQIEVLLDGGVRRGSDVVKAVALGARAVMIGRAYLWGLAANGQAGVENVLDILRGGIDSALMGLGLASVHDLGPEHVLVPPGFTRALGVPDGPAN